The Stigmatopora argus isolate UIUO_Sarg chromosome 6, RoL_Sarg_1.0, whole genome shotgun sequence region TGTTGGCATGATAGGAATTGAGGCCACAGATGACAATGTACActaaaaataacatgttttctAGTTGCATTCTTTTTGCCTCATTAATCAATCAGAAATATTGAATAATATTCTtcttaaaaggggaaaaactttAAATATTCCAATGATGTAACACAGTACATTCTTTAATAATACAGTACACAGCATACTACTTAGGAAAGATGTTTATTTGACTCTAAATTTACAATGCAGCGATCAAGATGTAGTGTTGCTGTTTGTTTATATCATAAAtgaatacatgcatacatggattaaaagtgATAAATTACTTTGGCATCATACCATAAATTCAGTGATATTATAAACTTAGACTTTCACTTATCTGGCAATAGCTGTTCAATTGTTACAAAACATGATTATTTTAAGACTGATCATTTTAATTACATGCAACTGGGACAGattagtctattttttttcaagtaaaatTTGTGTTACTGGGGGTTACAGTGCTACTGTAACAGTCCTAAGTGTTTGAAATATTAAGTCtgggatacattttttttcaagtttcatGTTCTTTAATTCAATTGACAGAGATTAGATTAAATGAGTGCTTCTTTCAGATCATAAAATTCaagttttttcaatttttttatttacaggaatcacaaaaacacaaaaagagcaCTTTGGTGTCTGATAGTGACTGgaatattaaatgttatttatgaAGGATTTAACTAACAAACATTTTTCTACCTTTTGAAGAATCACTGTGCCTAATTAAAATACATTGCATATATTACACACAATGATGTAAACATCTGTTTTCTTCCTCAAAAGAAACAATCACAGGTTGAAAGTTGTACCATTTATATAGCTGACATTACATGAGGCACTCACCTGAAATTTTACACTGTTAGCAAGAAGGTACGACACCTTGACAATTGTGCATTAGAAAATACATTTAGATACAATTTAATGTAACATTGGAGCACACAGTACTTCATTAACATAAcaataaatgtaaatgaaatAGTACTGGACTACCAAAAcacatttaagtaaaaaaaaggggTGTATAAGTTTAAATTTCACATCATTTGTGCTCCACACTGACTATTGAAACAATAACTTTCAACCAGCATCTAACACCTGTTATTTGAGAATGTTATAACAGTTCAAGTAATGGCTCTTCAAGTTTTCTTGGTGCAGCATTGATGTTCAAGTTAATCCACAAACAGTCCATCAAATGTTTCCTATGTCCTCGCTGACTTTTTcctgaaagaaagaaagcaagGAAACATGCTAAAACACCAATCCTTCTTACAGAAATGGATTAGACTCCTTGCACCCTGGTTATAGCAGACTTAATAAAAGCAGTGACTTTATTTATAGATGGACGCAATATGTATTGATAACTTCTTATTGACACGAACTGATCGTACCGGTCGCAACTTTGGGTTCCATTTGGTATTTCTTCAGTGCCATCTTGTGGAGCCTTGGACTTGTTGTTAATCTGATTTCTTAATAAAAGTCATACAGCTACTGCTACTAACCTGTCAAGTCTACATTACCACTACATATTCCCTCATCGACATTATTAGATTTAGAAAGCCAAAAGTTGGGTTTAATGACTTAATATTGCACTGGCGTGTTAATCAAACTAGTCCATTTGCAAACATTCGTAAAATAAGTTTTTTAGAATGGAATAATTTTAACTACTAATTACATTTGTTCACGTAGCTTTGTCCTATGATTAGAAAAAGTTACATTTGGGTAAAAACCAAAACGTTGGAAAGCAGTTTTTCTTACATTGGCATAGTTCCTATCTCCTGCAAAAAGCTGGCACTTGATGGCTTTTGGGGATCATAAATCTGATTTATCATTATCGCATCATAGTTCTGGGTTTTTCTTGTCAAGAGTGATGTATTGGAAGATATTTGGGCAGATGTTTGCCTCCTACTTTGAACTGACTGCTTAATCTCAAGTGAATAAACAAACTCGTATAACAGTGGAATAATGGCAGAAGAGTAATTTGtgacttcccccccccccccccccccccaatacaGGTACACAACTTACTTTATTCTTAACTTCAACCCTAAAAGTGCATTTGAAGTGAAAGAATGTCAGATAATAATAGATCGACTTACCCAGCCACCTTGCTGGATTACCCACGTGGTAACGCGGCTCTGGAGGAACGTGGTCATAGCACATTGGATTTTGGTTTTCAGCTCAGGCCACGATTCCTTTAAATAAAGCCCAAAAGCAATGGAAACTTTGATGAGCCCTTCTTCCAGGGCCGCATCAGGTACCCTCTGAGAGATCTGGGTCTGCAACAAGGCATCGACGCCACGACCAAAGGCTCCATCTACAACCTGTGGGGAGGATTCAAATAGTCATTAAAAAGAATACATATCttacattgttttatttatttgtccacACAAAATCATCTGATAAAGGGCTGTTAGTGAACATCATTTGGATTTCATATGCCAATTTAGACTGACTTTTTGATGAGAAGATATGCACTTTCTGTTGAAAATTTGGATATGACAATATCACTAGCAAAAGAATCGAAGCTTGGACAATTATGTGCCATTTTCATTCAGATTATTGCTGCTAAAGGTTCAAAAGTAGCAGTTTcacttgttgattttttttcttattaagatTCCATAATGTTACTGTTGATTTATTTAGCTCAGGGTGTAACTTATGAGAAATATCACCCAAATGGgccacttattttttatttacactcGTTctgttgtttacatttttaaatatacaataatTGCCAGACTTGTTCCGAAAATTACCTGAGCATAGCACTTAAAATATGTGGGTTTACATGATTCAATAAGTGGAAAAGATGTGTTTATTGTGGATGTACCTCTTGTCCAAATGCAATCTTTAGTTCAGATAGGGAAGCTTGAAATTGTGGATCTTGATTCATAGAATCTGCCATTCCTCTCAGTGTCGCCGCTATTGGAACTGGGTCGAAGTGATCCTCTGAAAGAAAGACGTTTAGATATAAATTCAcataaaattgggtaaaaatcaaaattcaaatctaaattgctttttttgggTGCTGGGGCATAAGACCAATAGTCGACTAGCATCGGCAGTGATACTGTACTAAAATTACCCCATCAGTATTGAGGATaacttttctctgggtactctggtctcctcccacatcccaaagacatgcagggtaggctgattggacactctaaaatgcccctaggtatgagtgtgagcgtgaatggttgtttgtctccctctgccctgcgattggctggccaccaattcagggtgtcccccgcctctggcccggagtcagctgggattggctccagcaccccctgcgacactagtgaggattaagcggttcagaaaatgagatcagatgagatgagaaaattaaCTAACTCCGCCAATGCATTTCTCTCCCGCCTGGAGACTTTGACACACCCTTTCTGGCAACACTGTCGTGTCCGTCCATTGTTTCCTGGGTCACACCCATTTCTACTAAATCAGACCTGTTAAATGAATTCCACATAGAGCCGCAGTGGGtccgggttttcgttccaacccacaagaggaaacctttccaccaatctggtattttagaagtgcaatcagtggattgcagtcaggtgccttTTGTTTCTGTAGAAATCTAAtttgttaaactgtctgtgctggaccggttggaacaaaaacctgcacccacagaggaccggattgcccaggttTGTGTAACTAAATTATTGTGGTTCACCTGACATTTCAGTTTCATTTGGAGAAATACTTACCATGTATTTCTCTAAGACTCTGTGAAAATTGTAGCATTCACTCATAGtgtaattaacatttaaaagaaaaaaatctaaacattatatAATAAGCATTAAAAGAAAACTCTCCATTGTAAATTTACCTTCGGACAATGGACCATCGGTCTCCAATTGATCGCTGAACTGCCGGCAGGCAATTCCGTCGACATCATCCTCGGCAAAAAGCTGTTGGATAATTTGAAAGGTTTGCCGCTCTATTGTAGACAATTTTAGAGGAGCCATTGTTGATCAAGCAAGCACGGCAGTGCGAATGGGTGgacttcttctttttcttcttcttctttgccaCTGTACTTTCATGCTTCTGCTGACCTCTACTGATTCTTATTAATACCTCCAATTATGTGTCATGGTGATGTTTTGAGTAAATTGGAATCCTATAAAGAAATAGTTAGTGCATTCAAGATctgtgaaatgaaacaaatgatcatttcatttgttcaaaatgaaatataacCATAAttggtttacaaaaaaaatcacgttatAAGCATTCCTAATTATTCAGAGAAGTCTATTAAAGTCTTTGCTATTATATTTAATGGTAGGTTGTAGCactaaaagacaaaaacaaaacaaaacacgctCATTCTGTCTCAATGCGCAGTACCCCATTTACGCCAGAAGATGGAAGTATTTTCCTGCATGTGATATTTTGCGCGTCGTTCCTTATTATATTATACCCTGGCCCAACATTTTTCTACAATGACCCACATTTCTCTTTGTAATCGTTTTTATTGCGTAATTGTAATAGGGTACTATCAGTGGTTGTAGTGCTGACTTTGCAGCAATCtcataaaaggaagtcattTTAAAAGACACTCCATAAAACTACTGTATGTAATATCATTGGTAGAGATGGCAACACTGTGTCAACAAATGGCACAGGAGCCATCCTTTAGGAGTAAAACTTTTTACAGTGTTCCAGCAGTAATAAGggctgtaaaatataaaaatattcataacctttatattttttctttctttcttttttaagtaATATGTTAACATTTAATGAGTGAGAGTAATGAAAAGGGCAgatatactattattattatttttattattattggtattattgttattattattatgatcattatgattgttattattattttcttactgcaaTTGAAGCAGTTTCAGGAGTCATGAAATCCTTCCTCCAGACAAATAACCCCCCCTCATTTGTCCCCCTAATTAAGTTTAAGACATTAGATTGCACTCTACTCCATCTCATACATGGATTGTTCATATGCAGTACTTCATTGTTTCTGGATTGTGTTCTATCGCATCAATAATTAAATAGGAGTTATTCATTTAGCTGCAAATCCTCTTTTGACGATGTAGTtcataaatcattaaaaatatacaaattgaCAGTCAGACGATATCACTTGAAAACCTACTTAGGATTTCAAAGTTCTTGGATCACATTATAATTTTGAACTTCAGTGACCCATTGGAAGAAACACTTGTGGAATTCCAAGTCCTTTAATGAATTATTGAGTTTGCCACTTTCCTCCTATAACTTTGTTGTGAATATTTATAGTTACCAACTACCTTCTACTGTGGACCACACAATGTCATattaattagatttaaaaaaaacattatgatACCATTCTTTTGACGTCTATTTCCTACCTCTAGTGGCCATTCTGGATCAGTTCTACTGAGGACCTTGGCCGAGCAACATTTGACCTCACCAAGCTTGATATTAACTCTGTCTCAAACCAGATACATTTTCATTGATTGATGTATAATATCATGTGTAATGTAGAATGAAAAAGCagagaaataaaaacatgaaaagaccTTCACATGCCACAAAAAAAGGCACCTTTAGATGGCAGAATAGTAGTGAGACATTGATGAGGGccatttattttacaattacGGAGTACAGGATGGAAATGCAAatgagagttaaaaaaaaatcaatcaaacttTGTCCTCGAGTGGCACCCAGGGTCCAGTACTCTTCAATGTCATAATTGTCACAAATTCCTGGTATTGACCAAAAGGACACGGAAATTAGTTGCCCCGGTGCTGTAGTAATTACTCCTGGTTGCATGAAACTGATTTGGCCTGCTTGAAGAGATAGAAAGTGTTCGAAGGTCTTCTTTGTATGGGCTACATAATAACCATCCTTGCAGAATCTAAATTACTTGCTTGAGTCATTAACTCCACACAAGGACTGAGCCATGCTAATGGACATGGTAGGATATAAACAAGAACAGTATTGTGTTGCTCTGAATACAATAAAAAGCTCAATGATGGCTTGCAGAGGGCAACCAAGAGGGAAACAAGGCAAAGGGAGCACCTTTTACTTTTTCTGAACAAAAACAAGCAGTGCAGAAGcaggttctggggtcgagggttcaatcccaggtgggtcctcactgtggttggttgaacactgaaTTGCCCACTAGGTATAAATGTTAGCAtaaatggttgcccgtctcctcgtACCCTGCATTAGTGAAATGAATCTAGATTTGACCAGGACTTATGAATTTTTTCTAGATATTTACACACAAAATCGATGTTGCATCAATACACTTTGATTCGCTAAATGTCTTGAAAAACTTGTAGTTGGTCAAACTATCAATATGGGCTTGAGTGCTGTAAACTGGAACTCTGTGATTGTTTTCATACATGTTTTACCATTTTGTCCAACGACTGAACGATGTTTACACATGCGTAAATTTGTTGTCCAATCCTGGGTCGTTtgtaaaaattgcaatgtgaaaaggaacTACCACAAAAATGTTTGGACCAAATGTATTTTGGAACGGACCAAATGAaagagggtggcccggtggcttGGTGGTTAATGTGTCGGCTTCACTgcgggggacctgggttcaaattcaggtcggaaCATCAGAACACGcacaccattttagatataatatttcgatatttttgttttcataaatggattaaaagaactggattaaaatccctgaatattattctaaaacaatgtttattttagcttttttcaaatatatttctagattttacaaaatgatttttgaactaaaaacagagaaaaaatggatttaaaaagggggaaaatcaggaaatgtaatatacatctatactcttcattttaatttgatactaaaacagaaagtcggcactcatgatttactttcccgggccacacaaaatgatgaggcgggccagatttggcccccgggccgccactttgacacacgtgagctactc contains the following coding sequences:
- the LOC144075946 gene encoding uncharacterized protein LOC144075946 gives rise to the protein MAPLKLSTIERQTFQIIQQLFAEDDVDGIACRQFSDQLETDGPLSEEDHFDPVPIAATLRGMADSMNQDPQFQASLSELKIAFGQEVVDGAFGRGVDALLQTQISQRVPDAALEEGLIKVSIAFGLYLKESWPELKTKIQCAMTTFLQSRVTTWVIQQGGWEKVSEDIGNI